Proteins encoded within one genomic window of Pristiophorus japonicus isolate sPriJap1 chromosome 11, sPriJap1.hap1, whole genome shotgun sequence:
- the LOC139275878 gene encoding small ribosomal subunit protein uS15-like has translation MGRMHAPGKGLSQSALPYRRSVPTWLKLTSDDVKEQIYKLAKKGLTPSQIGVILRDSHGVAQVRFVTGNKILRILKSKGLAPDLPEDLYHLIKTAVAVRKHLERNRKDKDAKFRLILIESRIHRLARYYKSKRVLPPNWKSETSTASTLVA, from the coding sequence ATGGGTCGCATGCACGCTCCTGGCAAGGGCTTGTCCCAGTCAGCGCTACCTTACAGACGCAGTGTGCCCACCTGGCTCAAACTCACATCTGATGATGTAAAAGAACAGATTTACAAGCTGGCAAAGAAGGGCTTGACCCCATCGCAGATTGGTGTGATCCTAAGGGATTCCCATGGTGTTGCCCAGGTGCGTTTTGTTActgggaacaagatcctcaggatactgaagtccaaggggctggctccagaccttccagaggatttgtaccatttgatcaagactGCTGTGGCTGTCCGCAAGCATTTGGAGAGGAACAGGAAGGATAAAGATGCCAAGTTCCGTTTGATTCTTATTGAGAGCAGAATCCACAGGCTGGCTCGTTATTACAAgtccaagagggtacttccacctaaCTGGAAGTCTGAAACCTCCACAGCTTCAACACTTGTAGCCTAA